From the genome of Panulirus ornatus isolate Po-2019 chromosome 51, ASM3632096v1, whole genome shotgun sequence, one region includes:
- the ImpL2 gene encoding neural/ectodermal development factor IMP-L2 — protein sequence MIGTCVLLAAWVLLGAILVSLPGAPAYSVHRHDQRHHSKRVEDEPASPVLWGRQCTPRLAFLRPQQDTLLECEVLAPTGTVLTWYKDQVPLDGQMDVVKETSNSLWEPRAAFMRSTSKVHLSSVLYIDCAEVKDQGHYRLEVRTPDDQLYTRHFTVNLTKSEGETPGNTCRLGREVVSHLPRIHQYAQQAMAHHGQDLLLPCRLHGRAPAMATTWLFRDTKVASHHHRYQVLPTGDLLVREVRPEDRGIYTCKAYSTLLPGFTDQIHTFVYPLEQVSLAEFPPIPNAE from the exons ATGATTGGGACGTGTGTGTTGCTGGCAGCCTGGGTGTTGCTGGGGGCGATCTTGGTCTCCCTACCTGGCGCCCCAGCTTATTCCGTG cACCGACATGATCAGCGACACCACAGTAAAA GAGTGGAGGATGAGCCAGCTTCCCCAGTACTCTGGGGTCGGCAGTGTACCCCACGCTTAGCCTTCCTTCGTCCCCAGCAAGATACGTTGCTGGAGTGCGAGGTTCTCGCCCCCACTGGCACCGTCTTGACCTGGTACAAGGACCAGGTCCCACTGGATGGACAG ATGGACGTGGTGAAGGAGACAAGTAACAGCTTGTGGGAACCAAGAGCTGCCTTCATGAGGTCAACCTCCAAGGTCCACCTCTCCTCCGTCTTGTACATCGACTGTGCCGAAGTCAAGGATCAG GGCCACTATCGTCTGGAGGTTCGAACCCCTGACGACCAGCTGTACACACGACACTTCACCGTCAACCTCACTA AAAGCGAGGGAGAAACGCCAGGCAACACATGCAGGCTCGGTCGCGAAGTTGTCTCGCATTTACCCAGGATCCACCAGTACGCCCAGCAGGCCATGGCCCACCATGGTCAAGACCTTTTGCTCCCGTGCCGACTGCATGGCCGAGCCCCGGCCATGGCCACTACCTGGCTCTTCAGGGACACCAAGgtggcctcccaccaccacagataCCAG GTGCTGCCGACTGGGGACTTGCTGGTGCGAGAGGTGAGGCCCGAAGACCGAGGTATATATACCTGCAAAGCTTACAGTACTCTGTTACCTGGCTTCACCGACCAGATCCATACCTTCGTCTACCCACTGGAGCAGGTCAGTCTGGCTGAGTTCCCTCCTATCCCAAATGCTGAGTGA